The following are encoded in a window of Pan troglodytes isolate AG18354 chromosome 4, NHGRI_mPanTro3-v2.0_pri, whole genome shotgun sequence genomic DNA:
- the LOC129144001 gene encoding T-box transcription factor TBX1-like isoform X1 has protein sequence MAGCRSPALPRGEAAKARREIEHSASGPALLGDLAYTPQLLARVLSTSLPGAAGPAGVPSAGPAKPTPTRNSSWPASALRSRGSRPCLSLHTSPQAQGAGCGLGQPREGLPRCSGGLKGSSSAARMGAEAKEAPRASEVCEGCQYAVTSQ, from the coding sequence atggcgggctgcaggtccccagccctgcctcgcggggaggcagctaaggcccggcgagaaatagAGCACAGCGccagtgggccggcactgctgggggacctggcgtacactccacagctgctggcccgggtgctaagcacctcactgcccggggccgcaGGGCCCGCAGGCGTTCccagtgcggggcccgccaagcccacgcccacccggaactctagctggcccgcaagcgccctGAGAAGCCGCGGTTCCCGCCCGTGCCTTTCCCTCCACACTTCCCCACAAGCCCAGGGAGCCGGCtgcggcctcggccagcccagagaagggTTACCAcggtgcagcggcgggctgaagggctcctcaagcgcggccagaatGGGCGCTGAGGCCAAGGAGGCACCGAGAGCCAGCGAGGTCTGTGAGGGCTGCCAgtatgctgtcacctctcaatag